From the genome of candidate division TA06 bacterium:
ATTTTCCATCACCTGCCTGGTTTGGGCCTTGATGTCGCCTTCCACCAACTGGCCAGTCTTGGGGTCCAGCGGGATCTGGCCGGAAGTGAAGACTAATTTGTTGTCGTATTGGACACCCTGGGAATAGGGCCCTATGGCCGCCGGGACCTTGTCGGTTTTGATGGGCTGACGCATGATATTTCTCCTTATATCGTTGTGTGTTCTATTTTATCGCAAAGTTTGTCCATCTCTTTTTGGGTAACAACAGTTTCGTGCAATGAGGTGGCTATTTTGCAATATGTTTGGATTTCCTCTAATGACAATATCCTGCCCTTCCTGTCCTTTAGCCACTTATGACAGACCTGGTAACCGCCTATTTGATATTCGTAAATATTTTGCGAAAGGCCGGAGAAATATTGAGTTTCGTTAATGTATAGTTTGGAGATATGTTTTATCCCCGCGATTTTTGGCTCTAATAAACATAGACGGCTTCAGATTCTTCCATCACAATTATAATCATAAAGATAGGCATTGTCAAGGCATTATTGCGAGGTAACCAAATATCGTGGCACTACATTTGGAGCCACCAATAATTACCACCCGAGTAAAATCAAGGGTTTACAGGTTATATGGGTTGAAAAAATATCGCAAAGTGTTTAAGATCTGTGTTGATGTTACTGGATTGTCATTAAAAGAATCAGATCACCATCATAGCATCGCCGTAACTGTAAAAACGGTATCTTTGTTTTATCGCTTCCTGATAGGCCTTCATCACGTTCTTCCTACCGGCCAGAGCCGACACCAGCATGATCAGGGTGGATTTCGGCAGGTGAAAATTGGTGACCAACGAGTCCACTATTTTGAACTGATACGGCGGGTAGATGAATATCTCGGTCCAATCGGATAATTTGCCGCTATGCCCAAAACTCTCCAACGCCCGGCTGGTGGTAGTTCCTACGGCAACTATCCTCCGATTTTCCATTTTCGCTTTACTTATTTTTTCCCCCACTGCCGGGCTGATATTATAAAACTCGGCCTCCATTTTATGCTCCCGTATATCCTCGGCCTCCACGCCCTTGAAGGTTCCCCAGCCCACGTGCAGAAGGATCTCCAATATTTTGATCCCTTGGTTTTTTATCGAAGCCATCAGTTCCGGAGTAAAATGCAGGCCGGCTGTAGGCGCGGCCACCGCGCCCTTTTCTTTTGCATATACCGTCTGGTAGCGGTTCCTGTCTGCTTCCCTGGGCTGACGGTCTATGTAGGGCGGCAACGGCACCTGACCAACTCTTTCCAGGATTTGATAGAAATCTCCCCGGTAGCCGAATTTAACCAACCGCTGTCCGCCTTGGCGGTACTCGGCGATCTCCGCCTCCATCAGGCCACCTGAAAATTCCACCCTGGCTCCCGGCATCAGCCTGCGGCCCGGCCGCACTAAGCAGTTCCACAGGTTATCGGATTCCTGCCTTAGTAATAAAATCTCCGCTTCCCCGCCGGTTTGCATTTTGTGCCCCATCAGCCGGGCCGGGATCACCTTGGTATTGTTGACCACTAAGATATCTGATGGCTTCAAATACTCAACGATATCGCTGAACCGGCGATGCTCTACCGGGCCGTCACTACGATTTAGGACCATCAGCCTGGAGGCGTCGCGCTTTTTGGCGGGATGCTTGGCTATCAGTTCCTCGGGCAGTTGATAATCGAATTCCGAGAGTTTCATTGGTCTCTTGTCTGTTGGGTTTTGTTATTGATGATTTATTATAACACAGGACTGTGCTATGTTCAATTTATAAAAAAGACGCCAAAAAAGGCGCCTTCAAAAAAGCCAGGCTTATACAAAATCCGTGCAAGTCCGCGTCCTATTTTTTCCTCCGCACACCGGACAATTCTGCAGGCTGGGCGGCATCTCTAGCCCGGCCGCTTCCATTAGTTTTTTATCCGTCAATATTTTTCCGGTCGGGCCATCCGAGATTATCCGTCCGTCCTTGATTATTATGGTCCTTTGACACAGCTCCAGCACCATGTCCAGGTCGTGCGAGGCAATTATCTTGGTATGCTCAAAACCGTTTAAGATATTTATCAACCGCCGCCGGGATCTGGGGTCCAGCGACGAGGCCGGCTCGTCCAGCATCAGGATGTCAGGCGACAGGGACAGCACCGTGGCGATGGCCGCGGCCCGTTTTTCCCCGGCCGATAGCTTGAACGGCGCCCGGTTTTTAAGATGCGCGATGCCGACCTTTTCCAGGGC
Proteins encoded in this window:
- a CDS encoding ABC transporter ATP-binding protein; this encodes MSHHITEAKELFYSYPDGYQAVNGISFRIHHGESVGIIGANGAGKSTLLLLLTGILTPSQGEVVIGEVKLNKDTLNLIRQRLGMVFQNPDDQLFMATVFDDVAFGPRNLKIDEAQVEQRVASALEKVGIAHLKNRAPFKLSAGEKRAAAIATVLSLSPDILMLDEPASSLDPRSRRRLINILNGFEHTKIIASHDLDMVLELCQRTIIIKDGRIISDGPTGKILTDKKLMEAAGLEMPPSLQNCPVCGGKNRTRTCTDFV
- the queA gene encoding tRNA preQ1(34) S-adenosylmethionine ribosyltransferase-isomerase QueA, which encodes MKLSEFDYQLPEELIAKHPAKKRDASRLMVLNRSDGPVEHRRFSDIVEYLKPSDILVVNNTKVIPARLMGHKMQTGGEAEILLLRQESDNLWNCLVRPGRRLMPGARVEFSGGLMEAEIAEYRQGGQRLVKFGYRGDFYQILERVGQVPLPPYIDRQPREADRNRYQTVYAKEKGAVAAPTAGLHFTPELMASIKNQGIKILEILLHVGWGTFKGVEAEDIREHKMEAEFYNISPAVGEKISKAKMENRRIVAVGTTTSRALESFGHSGKLSDWTEIFIYPPYQFKIVDSLVTNFHLPKSTLIMLVSALAGRKNVMKAYQEAIKQRYRFYSYGDAMMVI